The Coleofasciculus sp. FACHB-1120 nucleotide sequence TTGCCAAAGAGGGATGGGTTTTGCTGACTGGCGGCAGAAATGCTGGTGTGATGGAGGCGGCGAGTAAAGGGGCAAAACTTGCTAATGGTTTAACAATTGGGATTCTTCCCACTAACGATACCAGCGCGGTTTCTGATTCAGTAGATATTGCGATTTTTACGGATATGGGAAATGCGAGAAATAATATTAATGTTCTTTCTTCTGATGTTGTGATTGCTTGTGGCATGGGTGCGGGAACCGCTTCGGAAATTGCTCTGGCGTTGAAGAACCATAAAAAAGTGATTTTGTTAACGAATCATCCAGAAAGTAAAGCCTTTTTCCAAAGCTTGTCTGAAGACTCTATTTTGATTGCCAATACTCCAGCAGCGGCAATCGAAATGGTTAGAGGAGTTTTGAGCCACTATTAATTATCCCTTTGGATAGATGCAATCTAGAGAAATTAGTGGGAAGTATCGTTTAAATTGCCAGAAAGCGTTGATTTTGGCTGTCTCTTGACTTTTAAGGTACAATCCAGTGGTTAAGTTTTATATCGATCAGCGATCGAGGTTGCGATCGCGCGAGACTTTGATCCTTAAGAAGAAAAAACTTCTCCCTTAGTTTTAAGCTAGAAAGCAGTTAGTAGAGGATTGAACACAATGGCATTTGAATTACCCCCTTTACCTTACGCTCAAGACGCTTTAGAGTCGTCAGGTATGTCGGCGCGGACACTTGAGTTCCATTACGGCAAGCATCACGCTGCTTACGTGAACACTCTCAACAACCTGGTTAAGGACACGGAACTAGCCGACAAGTCCCTTGAAGAAATCATCAAGGCAACCTACAAAGCTTCAGACAAAGCTGCTATCTTCAACAACGCTGCTCAGGTGTGGAATCATACCTTCTATTGGAATGGCATCAAGCCAAATGGAGGCGGCAATCCAAGTGGCGAACTAGCGGAAAAAATTAACGCCAGTTTCGGTAGCCTCGACAAATTCAAAGAAGAGTTCAAAACTGCTGGCGGCACCCAATTCGGTAGCGGCTGGGCTTGGTTGATCAAGGATGGTGACACCCTGAAAGTAGCCAAGTCTCCGAACGCAGAAAACCCGATTGCTTACGGACAAACTCCCTTGCTAACGATGGATGTTTGGGAACACGCCTACTATCTGGATTACCAGAATAGCCGTCCAAACTTCATGCAGAACTATGTTGACCACTTGATCAACTGGGACTTTGTTGCCCAAAATTTATCGGCTGCTGCTTAAATAACTGCTGATGTTTAAGCTACGTCAAATTTAATCGTCTTGAAAACAGTCACCTTTTAAGTAGTGGCTGTTTTTTTATGATTATCTGTATTTGGTTGCCTTGCGGGAAGCGAAAGTAATTCAAAAAACTATATTTAAGCGTGATATTACGTAAGCAGCAAGTTGAGATTCCTTGCATACATAACCTTTGAACCGTTGTCCCTACCGATAACCTTATCCACAACACTGACCAACTTTGCCAGGCGGCTTCAACTAGGTTGTTATGCCGCTTGGAGCGGATTTCCTACTACCTTAAACGTTACTATAAATCAGTTTTGTCAAGTATAGCTTGACAAACAGGCGGGTGAATATGTAAAGTAATACTTGACAGAGAACAGACAAAGCCATGAAAAACCGACTGAAAGAACTTCGACAACTGCACCAGTGGTCACAATCTGACCTTGCTAGGGAATTAGGAGTCAGTCGTCAGGCTGTCAATGGTTTTGAATCTGGCAAGTTTGACCCCAGCCTAGATATGGCTTTTAAAATTGCTAGTCTGTTCAACGTTGCACTTGAAGACGTTTTCATCTACGAAGTAAAAAATTCTATGCAAACACTGGTTGAGCGATTCAAAAATTATTTTGGTTTCGAGTTTGGTTTCGAGAGGTTTACTGAAAAGGCAATCAACGCGATTAAGTTTGCACGAAATGAGGCAACACATTCGCAGAAATCACAAGTCGAGCCAGAACATCTGCTTGCTGGCTTGCTGGCTGATCCGACCACAACAAGTGCTCGTTTACTTCGAGCCAATGGCTGCCAAGCGGACATCGACACTCATGAAAATTCTTTTGAATCCCATGAGAATCCAAGATTTAGCCCACAGAGTAAGTTTGTTCTAGAGCTTGCCTTGCAAGTCGTTCGTCTTCAGGGTAATAAGTCTATTGGGACTGAACATCTCTTGTGGGGTTTAGTCCGTCTAGCAGAAACAGACAGGACTACTCTGAGTGACCTGTTTCAAAGATACGAAATTGATCTTAATGCTCTAAATAATCAACTAGCAGAAACGGTTTATAGCAATTCTCAGTTGCCTAGATGACACTGTAGGGACACGGCAATGCCGTGTCCCTACGAACATTCATCTTACACCCAGTTGAGAACCGCTATAAATTCAGGACAGAAACTGGCTGAGGCTACCTAGTTTCACACTTATTCATGGAATTGACATTCACTTTTTCAGGTGCAAGATATAAGTTTAAAGAAAGTAAAATTACCACCAGCTAATCATGGATAGTAAAGAACTAGCGCAATACATCGAAGCAACAGATAGCATCTCCAAGCCTTGGCTATTAGTGCAATTGCGGCTAAAGAAACTCCAAGAACGCCGCTCAACGATTTCCCCAGAGGAATATGCCAAAGAATTAGCAGATATTCATCAGGATTTAATGAATCTGGGTGAGTGGTGGCGAGGTAGAGAAGAGGAGGTATTTGGTTGAAAAAAGCTCATCGAATGACTATCGTCCGATAGGCATAGGCTTAGCGACCAGTCTTAGCGACCAGTGTTGGTGAAGTCTAAGGCAAAAGAAAGGCATAGCGATCGCTAACTGGAACTCGATCTCACTCTGCTTAACGCCTTTCTGTGGATAGGGTTGCGGTCGTCTAAGTCAAGATACGATGAATTTATAACACAGCCAGAATTAAGATGAGCGCATTTTAAAAATGAGTGGTAAAGCAATCAGCGCGAATCAGCAATCAATTCAGATTGAATTAACTGGTTGGAGTTGCAAGTAACCATGAATACCTGCCTGTCTGCCTCCCAGTAGAATATATGTCAAAAGCGAAAAAGACCGCGCCAACATCACATAATATTGACCTAAACCATCCGCAGTACTATTTCAACCGAGAACTCAGCTGGTTGGAATTTAACAATCGAGTTTTGCATGAAGCGATCGATCCTCGGACGCCGCTACTAGAACGCCTAAAATTCATGGGAATTTTCAGCGCCAACTTCGATGAATACTTTATGGTGCGCGTCGCTGCTCTTAAGCAACAGGTAGACGCAAAAGTAGACCTGCTGACGCCCGATGGTCGAACGCCGACCGAACAGCTAGAAGAGATTAGCTTGGCAGCGCGACCCCTGGTAACGCAACAGCATCAACACTTTGAGAAAGCATTGCGACCCTTGATGACCGCGCAAGGCATTCATCTTCTAGACTACGTGGATCTGAACCAGGAACAGCGGGCTTACCTGCAAAACTATTTTGAAGAGCAAATTTTCCCCGTTCTCACCCCCTTGGCTGTCGATCCCAGCCATCCTTTTCCTTATATGTCCAACCTCAGCCTGAATTTGGCTGTGGTAGTGAAAGACCCGGACACGGGTGAAGAACTGTTTGCCAGGGTGAAAGTCCCAAAAGTTTTACCTCGATTTTTGCCCTTACGGTTGGAGTCTAGGCTGGGAAGTCAATCGTCCGCCCTCGAAGAGGAACGATTCCGGAACGAACGACTGATTTGGATGGGTGTGCCTCTAGAACAGGTGATTGCCCATAATCTAGAGTCGCTGTTTCCGGGGATGAATATCCAGGAATATCACCCCTTCCGAATCACCCGCAATGCAGATTTGGAGGTAGAAGAAGATGAAGCCGACGATCTGATGCTGGCGATTGAGCAAGAACTGCGTAAGCGTCGAGTGGGTGGTTCGGCAGTCCGCATGGAAATTCAAGCTTCTATGCCCGAATCGGTGAAAAAGATGCTGCTGCGGGAACTGGGGCTATTGGAGCGGGATGTTTACGAGGTGGACGGGCTATTGGGTCTGGCAGATTTGATGTACTTCATGCAATTGCCACTCCCGGAACTGAAAGACCCGGCATGGACGCCAGGGATACCCCCACGCCTGCGACGGCTCAGCGAACCGGATCTGGATGAGGGAGAAGATATTTTCTCGGTCATTCGCACCGCAGATTTAATGGTTCACCATCCTTATCAATCTTTTGGGGGGACGGTACAGCGCTTCATCACCCAAGCGGCAATCGATCCAAATGTGCTGGCGATTAAAATGACCCTCTACCGAACATCGGGGGATTCGCCGATTCTGAATGCGCTGATTACAGCGGCTGAGCATGGCAAGCAGGTGGCGGTTCTAGTAGAGCTGAAAGCCCGTTTTGATGAAGAGAATAATATCAACTGGGCACGCAAGTTAGAACAAGCCGGGGTTCATGTGGTCTATGGCTTGGTAGGTTTAAAAACGCACACCAAAGTAGTTTTGGTGGTACGGCGGGAAGAAAACCAGATTCGCCGGTATGTCCACATTGGCACAGGTAACTATAATCCCAAAACCGCTCGGATTTATACAGATGTGGGGCTATTAAGCTGCCGCGAAGACTTGGGGGCGGATTTGACGGATTTGTTTAATTACTTGACGGGTTACTCGCGACAGCGGTCTTACCGCAAGCTGTTGGTGTCGCCAGTGAACTGCCGCGATCGCTTTCTGAGTTTGATCCGCCGCGAGATAGAACATTGCCATCATGGCAGAAGCGGTCGAATTGTCGCCAAAATGAATTCACTGACAGATCCCCAAATCATCGCGACGCTTTACGAAGCTAGCATCGCCGGAGTCAAAATCGATTTGATTATCCGGGGAATTTGCTGTCTGCGACCCGGTTTGGAAGGGGTGAGTGAAAATATCCAGGTAATCAGCATTGTCGGGCGCTTTCTAGAACACTCGCGGATTTTTTACTTTCAAAATGCTGGCAGTGAGGAAGTTTATATTGGCAGTGCAGATTGGATGCGCCGCAACTTAGATCGACGGGTAGAAGCGATCGCGCCAATAGAAGATCCCGAAATTTCTAAAGATTTACAAGAAATCTTAGGGATTATGCTTGCAGATAACCGTCAAGCTTGGGATTTACAACCCGATGGTCGTTACATCCAACGCCGTCTTGGTGACAAGGAAAGAGAACAAAGTGCCCAGAAAATTTTGATGGAGATGGCACAGCAATAAGGTAGTGGGGAATGAGCGTGTTGAGTTTTGAATTTTGAGTTTTGAATAAAAGAACTCTGTTTAATTCAAAACTCAACACTCATTACTTCAAACTTTTTCCCAATTATCCATAACCCCTAACATCGATTCCCCCTCCCCCCCTTGCCAACTGCTCCAGACCGTCCGACACTGGTTTTGGGAGTTGACTGGCAATCGAGAGGTTTGAAGTGAAAAAAGTTCTAAGCATCATTCTCGGAGGTGGCGCAGGCACCCGCCTTTACCCGCTGACCAAGCTGCGAGCTAAACCAGCCGTGCCTCTGGCAGGAAAGTATCGCCTGATCGATATTCCCGTCAGTAATTGCATTAACTCAGAGATTTACAAAATCTACGTCCTGACCCAATTCAACTCAGCTTCCCTCAACCGCCATATTGCCCGCGCCTACAGTTTCGCTGGGTTCACAGAAGGGTTTGTGGAGGTGCTAGCTGCCCAGCAAACGCCAGAAAACCCCAACTGGTTCCAAGGCACTGCCGATGCTGTCCGCCAGTATCTTTGGCTGTTGGATGAGTGGGACGTTGATGAGTACCTGATTTTGTCAGGAGATCATCTCTACCGCATGGACTATCGTCAGTTCGTGCAACGCCACCGCGACACTAATGCCGATATCACCCTCTCCGTTGTGCCAATGGATGAGCGACGAGCGTCTGATTTTGGCTTAATGAAAATTGATGACACCGGACGGGTGGTAGATTTCAGCGAAAAGCCTAAAGGCGATGCTCTGAGGGAAATGCAGGTCGATACGACGACGCTGGGATTAAGCCCGGAGCAAGCGAAGAAAAATCCCTACATCGCCTCAATGGGGATTTATGTCTTCAAAAAAGAGGTGCTGATGGAGCTGCTGCAAACTAACCAAGATCGAACCGATTTTGGGAAGGAGATTATTCCAGCTTCGGCGCAGGATTTTAACGTCCAAGCTTATTTATTTAATGACTACTGGGAAGATATTGGAACGATGGAGTCGTTCTACGAGGCGAACCTGGCTCTCACCAGGCAACCGCAGCCGCCTTTTAGTTTCTACGATGAGGAGGCTCCGATTTACACTCGCGCTCGTTACTTACCGCCCAGTAAGCTATTAGATTGCCAAATTACCGAGTCGATTATTGGGGAAGGCTGCATCCTGAAAGAATGCCGGATTGAGCATTCTGTTTTGGGAGTGCGATCGCGCATTGAATCGGGTTCCTTAATTGAAGACTCCCTCGTCATGGGTGCCGACTTATACCAACCCTTCGCCGAACGACAAGCTCACTGTGAAGACGGTAAAGTTCCCTTGGGCATTGGTTCAGATACCCGGATTCGCCGCGCCATCATCGACAAAAATGCTCACATTGGTTGCAATGTGCAAATCATCAACAAAGACAGAGTGGAAGAAGCTGAGCGCGAAAGCGAAGGCTTCTACATCCGTAGCGGCATTGTTGTGATCCTGAAAAATGCCGTGATTCCGGATGGAACCGTCATTTAGGGTAGAAATTAGTCCGGGGAATTACTAATTGGGAAAAAGTTTGAAGTAGAGACGCGATCTCGCGTTTGAATTTGGGTTTTGAATTAAAGAGAGTTCTTTAATTCAAAACTCAAAACTTAAAACTCGAATTACTAACTCCCAACACCGAAACATGACTCGATTAATTCTCCTAATTGGGTTGCCCGGTAGCGGCAAATCTTCTCTGGCAAAACAGCTCGTAGCAGAATGCCCTCAGCATCGGCTGATTGCCACAGACGCGATCCGGGAACAACTGTTTGGGGATGAAGCGATTCAAGGGTCGTGGCTGTTGGTGTGGAGCGAGGTACAGCGCCAATTAAGCCAAGCATTTAAGGAGAAAAGACAAGCAATTTTTGACGCGACGAATGCAGCTCGTAAACATCGACGGGAAGCGATCGCGACTTCTCGCGATCGCGGTTTTACCCACATTACCGGCTTGTGGCTGGATACGCCAGTGCAAGAATGTCTAGAAAGAAATCGATTAAGACTCCGCCAAGTTCCAGAAGAAGTTATTTTACAGATGCACCGCCAACTGGTAGACGCTCCGCCCACCCTTGCTGATGGACTCGATCGTTTAATCCGTTATTCAGCAGCAAGTACGGAAATCGCGATCGCACCAGTGCGGACAAACCGAACTTATATCCATTGACTGATTTGATACCCTATCTCTGAGAAGGTAAAAAATAAAACTTAAACTAAATTTTTAGACGAGAGGAGGCAGGTTGATGGCTGCGACCGATTTTAAAGACTATTACGCCATCCTGGGAGTCACTAAAACCGCTAGTGCCGATGAAATCAAAAAAGTCTACCGGCGATTGGCACGAAAGTACCACCCCGACATGAACCCGGGCAATAAAGAAGCTGAAGCTCGCTTCAAGGAAGTCAGCGAAGCCTACGAAGTGCTATCCGACCCAGAAAAACGTAAAAAGTACGATCAGTTCGGACAGTACTGGAAACAAGTCGGTGAAGGATCGTCGCCCTATCCAGGTGGAGTGAACGTCGATTTTGGCGGCTTTGACTTTAGTCAATACGGCAGTTTTGATGAATTTGTCAACGAGCTTCTGGGCGGCTTAGGGGGTGCCAGTGCCCGCTCTGGCAGTCGTGGGGGACGCCGCACGGCTTATCGTCCTTCCACAGGTTCCGCAGGGTATACAGACTTTGGCGGGTATTCTGGCTTCGATCCGCAAGCGGCAGGAGCCGCCGCCGATCGAGAAGCGGTCATCAAACTCAGCCTATCCGAGGCTTTCCAGGGCGTCCAGAAGCGTTTAGATTTAGGCAATGAAGCCATTGACGTTCGGATTCCCCCTGGCGCTAAACAAGGCAGTCGCATTCGCGTCAAAGGCAAAGGCTCCGTCAGCCCCTACACTCAGCAACGGGGTGACTTGTACTTAAGCGTGGAGCTGCTTCCCCACTCGTTCTTCCAATTTGATGGCGATAATCTGGTCTGCGAAGTGCCGGTAACGCCAGATGAAGCCGTGTTGGGGGCACCCGTGGAAGTGCCGACGCCGGATGGTTCTGTCACCGTCAACGTTCCCCCTGGCGTCCGTTCGGGACAATCTCTGCGGTTGCGCGGCAAAGGTTGGCCCAACCCGAAAGGCGGACGTTCTGACCAACTGGTGAAGATTTTGATTGTGACGCCGAAAGAGCTGAGTCCTACCGAACGAGAATATTACGAGAAAATCCGGGACAGCCGTACCTTCAATCCTCGCAGTAATTTACCGCAGGTACGGCTGTAGAGGTTTGAGCGTCTCCTCCAAACCCCACCCCCCTTGCTCTCCCACACTTGCTTTCTCGCAAAGGGGCAGGGGGGTTTCTTTTAAGGGGAAGGTCTGGTCGTTTCTGCCGATTCAGGGGAGGGAGTGGTCGTCTCAGACGGTGACGGGGAGGGAGCAGGAGGGTTTTCCACGCCGATATCCAGTTGATAATCAACGGGCTGGGAAGCTTCGGAAACAACGATGAATTCGTAGTAGCCTGATTGAGGCAGCGTTCCCGACCAAGTTTTTTCGGTGGAGTCTTCCAGGATTGCCGGAAACGTTGTGGTTGGGGGATAAACGGAAAGCCGCAATTTTGAACTACCGACAAAGTTAAGTGCCAATAATTGATCTTTTGCAAAGTTGCCGATGTAGGCTTTTCCTTCTCCTGGCTGGAGGGTGCCGCTGACTCGTTTGCCCACCGCCCCCGGAGCAAAGCGAATCGTTTCCAGCGCCTCTTTAGATTGCACTGCCTTGACTTTCTCCGCCGCGATCGCGTGCCAGATTTGACCGACCGGCTGATTTAGAAAATCTTTGCCCCGCTGTTCTGGAAATACTTGGAAAAATGCTACATCTGCCAGATCGTAGAGGGCGCGACTGCTCAGGCGTTGCTGGTTGACTTGCCCTTTCCAGCGATCGCGATCCGCCGCACCATAGCTTCCCAAACGCTGTCTCTCTGCGCCCGGTAATTTTGTCTGATCTAGCTTGTCGAGCAATTCAGTCGCGATCTTGTCCCATTGCTCTCGCAATTGCTCATTTTCTGACCCATTGCCTAGCGTGCGCCCTCGTTGATTGGGATTCTGAGTCCAGAAAACTTCATTCACCCAGTTGACATAGAAATTGTAGTTAACACCGAGACTCTGACGGCGATCGCGCAGCTGTTGCTTGCGTGCCTGTTCCTCAGGCGAGAACTGCGGCGAAGGATTCTCTTGATCGACTGGCGGCGAAGAACTGGGGGACGGTGTGGTGTCGGAGGTTTCTTCCCCCGGCTTCGACAGGGATTCTATCCAAAGATTGCCAGCCCACCAGCCGATTCCAGTCGCACCTGTAATCAGCAGCGACACGAGTAAAGTTTTTCCGACTAAGCCAAGAAAGGGGGATTGAGGCTTGGGGGTTGCCGTTTGCGGGTTGGAAATTTGCGGGTTGGAAATTTGCGGGTTGGACGTTTGCGGGTTAGAAATTGGCTGCGGTAATGGATTGGCAGCCGGGATGGGCTGGGGAGAATTGGGGATTGCCTGTGGGGGGTTGGCGATTGGCTGCGGAGGCGGGGGAACTTGGGCACGAGCCACTACCATTGTCGGTGCCATTGGGGGCTTGGTGGGCGGCTGAAGGGAAGGAAGATTGGGCGCTGGGGTAGGCGGGTGGGCAGAGGAGAGGCTCTCTAAAACAGCGCTGGCAGATTGATAGCGATCGCCCGGTCGTCGTGAAAGCATTTTATCCAACACTGCCCCCAGCAGGGGACTCAGGTTGACTTCCCGCCGCCAATTCCACGAAAGCGTTTCGTCGTCGATTAGCTCTTGCGGCTGTTTACCTGTGAGCAGCACCAACATTGTTGCCGCCAAAGCATATAAATCGCTATGAGGAAACACAATTCCTCGTTGCATCTGCTCATCGGGAGCATATCCGGGCTTCCCTAGCCGAGTATGGATGGTTGCTGTTTCCATCCCTGGTGTTTCGCTAAACTCCGACTCCACTGTGGCGGCGACTTCCTTGACGCCGCCAAAGTCAATCAAGATGGGCAATTGGTCAGAAGCTCGCAAAATCATGTTATCTGGGGAAATATCGCGGTGAATGACCCCCAGTGAATGGATATATTCTAGAACAGGTAAGATTTGCAGCAGGATCTGCCGTACCTCTGGTTCGCTAAATCGCGATCGCTGCGATTTCCGCATATCGAGCAAAGCGCGATAGGTGTGACCTTCCACATAGTCTTGTACTAAAAACAGGCGTCCGTTGCCTTGCTGGTTCACCCGAAATAACTCTCGAAAGTTGGGAATTTGTGGGTGTTTCAGCTTGTAAAGAACCCCGGCTTCTCGCTCAAACAGTTCGGAAGCTTTCTGCAAAGCGTAAGTACCTTGCACCTTGGGGGCAAATTC carries:
- the ppk1 gene encoding polyphosphate kinase 1, whose translation is MSKAKKTAPTSHNIDLNHPQYYFNRELSWLEFNNRVLHEAIDPRTPLLERLKFMGIFSANFDEYFMVRVAALKQQVDAKVDLLTPDGRTPTEQLEEISLAARPLVTQQHQHFEKALRPLMTAQGIHLLDYVDLNQEQRAYLQNYFEEQIFPVLTPLAVDPSHPFPYMSNLSLNLAVVVKDPDTGEELFARVKVPKVLPRFLPLRLESRLGSQSSALEEERFRNERLIWMGVPLEQVIAHNLESLFPGMNIQEYHPFRITRNADLEVEEDEADDLMLAIEQELRKRRVGGSAVRMEIQASMPESVKKMLLRELGLLERDVYEVDGLLGLADLMYFMQLPLPELKDPAWTPGIPPRLRRLSEPDLDEGEDIFSVIRTADLMVHHPYQSFGGTVQRFITQAAIDPNVLAIKMTLYRTSGDSPILNALITAAEHGKQVAVLVELKARFDEENNINWARKLEQAGVHVVYGLVGLKTHTKVVLVVRREENQIRRYVHIGTGNYNPKTARIYTDVGLLSCREDLGADLTDLFNYLTGYSRQRSYRKLLVSPVNCRDRFLSLIRREIEHCHHGRSGRIVAKMNSLTDPQIIATLYEASIAGVKIDLIIRGICCLRPGLEGVSENIQVISIVGRFLEHSRIFYFQNAGSEEVYIGSADWMRRNLDRRVEAIAPIEDPEISKDLQEILGIMLADNRQAWDLQPDGRYIQRRLGDKEREQSAQKILMEMAQQ
- a CDS encoding superoxide dismutase, translating into MAFELPPLPYAQDALESSGMSARTLEFHYGKHHAAYVNTLNNLVKDTELADKSLEEIIKATYKASDKAAIFNNAAQVWNHTFYWNGIKPNGGGNPSGELAEKINASFGSLDKFKEEFKTAGGTQFGSGWAWLIKDGDTLKVAKSPNAENPIAYGQTPLLTMDVWEHAYYLDYQNSRPNFMQNYVDHLINWDFVAQNLSAAA
- a CDS encoding serine/threonine-protein kinase, with the translated sequence MPLYCTKGHENPIDGRFCQHCGEPLPSVVSNSILPGMTLGDRYRIVRELGHGGFGRTYLAEDLNRFNEPCVLKEFAPKVQGTYALQKASELFEREAGVLYKLKHPQIPNFRELFRVNQQGNGRLFLVQDYVEGHTYRALLDMRKSQRSRFSEPEVRQILLQILPVLEYIHSLGVIHRDISPDNMILRASDQLPILIDFGGVKEVAATVESEFSETPGMETATIHTRLGKPGYAPDEQMQRGIVFPHSDLYALAATMLVLLTGKQPQELIDDETLSWNWRREVNLSPLLGAVLDKMLSRRPGDRYQSASAVLESLSSAHPPTPAPNLPSLQPPTKPPMAPTMVVARAQVPPPPQPIANPPQAIPNSPQPIPAANPLPQPISNPQTSNPQISNPQISNPQTATPKPQSPFLGLVGKTLLVSLLITGATGIGWWAGNLWIESLSKPGEETSDTTPSPSSSPPVDQENPSPQFSPEEQARKQQLRDRRQSLGVNYNFYVNWVNEVFWTQNPNQRGRTLGNGSENEQLREQWDKIATELLDKLDQTKLPGAERQRLGSYGAADRDRWKGQVNQQRLSSRALYDLADVAFFQVFPEQRGKDFLNQPVGQIWHAIAAEKVKAVQSKEALETIRFAPGAVGKRVSGTLQPGEGKAYIGNFAKDQLLALNFVGSSKLRLSVYPPTTTFPAILEDSTEKTWSGTLPQSGYYEFIVVSEASQPVDYQLDIGVENPPAPSPSPSETTTPSPESAETTRPSP
- a CDS encoding helix-turn-helix transcriptional regulator, with the protein product MKNRLKELRQLHQWSQSDLARELGVSRQAVNGFESGKFDPSLDMAFKIASLFNVALEDVFIYEVKNSMQTLVERFKNYFGFEFGFERFTEKAINAIKFARNEATHSQKSQVEPEHLLAGLLADPTTTSARLLRANGCQADIDTHENSFESHENPRFSPQSKFVLELALQVVRLQGNKSIGTEHLLWGLVRLAETDRTTLSDLFQRYEIDLNALNNQLAETVYSNSQLPR
- a CDS encoding glucose-1-phosphate adenylyltransferase; its protein translation is MKKVLSIILGGGAGTRLYPLTKLRAKPAVPLAGKYRLIDIPVSNCINSEIYKIYVLTQFNSASLNRHIARAYSFAGFTEGFVEVLAAQQTPENPNWFQGTADAVRQYLWLLDEWDVDEYLILSGDHLYRMDYRQFVQRHRDTNADITLSVVPMDERRASDFGLMKIDDTGRVVDFSEKPKGDALREMQVDTTTLGLSPEQAKKNPYIASMGIYVFKKEVLMELLQTNQDRTDFGKEIIPASAQDFNVQAYLFNDYWEDIGTMESFYEANLALTRQPQPPFSFYDEEAPIYTRARYLPPSKLLDCQITESIIGEGCILKECRIEHSVLGVRSRIESGSLIEDSLVMGADLYQPFAERQAHCEDGKVPLGIGSDTRIRRAIIDKNAHIGCNVQIINKDRVEEAERESEGFYIRSGIVVILKNAVIPDGTVI
- a CDS encoding DnaJ C-terminal domain-containing protein: MAATDFKDYYAILGVTKTASADEIKKVYRRLARKYHPDMNPGNKEAEARFKEVSEAYEVLSDPEKRKKYDQFGQYWKQVGEGSSPYPGGVNVDFGGFDFSQYGSFDEFVNELLGGLGGASARSGSRGGRRTAYRPSTGSAGYTDFGGYSGFDPQAAGAAADREAVIKLSLSEAFQGVQKRLDLGNEAIDVRIPPGAKQGSRIRVKGKGSVSPYTQQRGDLYLSVELLPHSFFQFDGDNLVCEVPVTPDEAVLGAPVEVPTPDGSVTVNVPPGVRSGQSLRLRGKGWPNPKGGRSDQLVKILIVTPKELSPTEREYYEKIRDSRTFNPRSNLPQVRL
- a CDS encoding AAA family ATPase, whose protein sequence is MTRLILLIGLPGSGKSSLAKQLVAECPQHRLIATDAIREQLFGDEAIQGSWLLVWSEVQRQLSQAFKEKRQAIFDATNAARKHRREAIATSRDRGFTHITGLWLDTPVQECLERNRLRLRQVPEEVILQMHRQLVDAPPTLADGLDRLIRYSAASTEIAIAPVRTNRTYIH
- a CDS encoding TIGR00725 family protein — protein: MKKIIIGVMGPGANATETDLENAYELGQLIAKEGWVLLTGGRNAGVMEAASKGAKLANGLTIGILPTNDTSAVSDSVDIAIFTDMGNARNNINVLSSDVVIACGMGAGTASEIALALKNHKKVILLTNHPESKAFFQSLSEDSILIANTPAAAIEMVRGVLSHY